The DNA sequence GATGCCATAAACCCAGCCAGCTGAGAACAAAAATCAGATTTTGAGTCTTGGTTTACTCCTGGACCATGAATTTGAGTAAAAAGCGACATGTAATCTGGAACACAATTGCGGGGAAAATCTTGCCACCAGACTGTGTTAGTCACAGCATTCCACTAAATCAAGAGAAAAGAAGGCGAAACAACCACAAGTACaaaaacattaataaaatagagaaagaaatAAGGGATTTATTATTTAAAGAAGATAACTACATTTAATCTATTACTGCTACATTTGGAGCCATTGAAAAAGGGTCGTGATGCCTAGTAATAGTTTCTCTAACCTCTTTGTCtcagatatttaaatattctagaTCTCTAAAATTCAGATGCAAAGCATACTCAAGCGTCAATCAAATTAGATATATATCTTGAATGCAGAGCAATAAATCCATGCTAACCACTGCACATGACATGCTCTTGCAGAGTGTGAATTTCGAAGAAAATTTGGAAAGTACCCAGTATGatgtaaaaacaaaaacataagaAATTACCTGGGTCGGAACTAAATTTGCAGAAGTAATTATAACTCGAACAAAATCATCTCTTTGTAAAACAAACAATTTGGGGTGATGACAACCAATTCCTTGTCTTTTCAAGTCTTTACCGAAAGCAATGTCCTCGGGAAATGGGGGATACCTGATTTGATAAGCACAATGATAACACCAAAAAACTTTCAAAGATACGACCCAGCTTACACTAGTCGGAGGTCACATTAATCGGAATTGCAATACACAGAAATAATACTCACACTACAACAAGGTTAGGAAAATCAGGGTAAGGCACAGAAGTCCTACATTCAGTACTTGAACTCCAACATTTCTCGGTACTATGACAAGCAATTGTCACAGGTAAATGCCTAGGAATCTCGCAGGACGACAAAAACCTACAAAATTCTCCCGTAGATTTAGCACTAATAAACTATCAACTTAAACAAACATACAAGTTCAACGATAGAATTATCAATTATGTAAGGATGTTGGCTAGTGTACCATAAAATGTCGCTGGTAAAAGTTGCAATGAAAATTTGGGAAATGCTTTCAACAGGATGAAAAAGCTCATGTAAGGATACATCAGTAGTATGACTTGAAGAGGAATCATCCATGAACCCAAGACGGTTCAGATAAAAACCTTTTCCAGGTGGCTCAGAAATGCAGCCCCGAGTACTTATGCTTCTCTTTACAGCACAATCAGGAAACAAAGAACAATCCTTACCAACATTATTAAACCAAGTTTTCTCTGAATTATTATCCACACTAGCAGTACCAAAACCAATCGGACTTTCATTTTGTCTACTCAAACTTTCACTATTAGCAACGTAATCAAACGGTTCTGAAGCCATTTTTTTCTCGCAAGGACGTGAATGTAAACTCGAACAAGGCAGCACCGGGCTAGCCCCTTCACTACTTTCCAACTTCTGATTCATATGGCTTTCATCAGATTGATAGGTTGGGATAGCAGTGGCTCGAAGATAAGATACAGGGTCATCGCTAAGCAAAATGCGCTTGCAGTTACTCAACAAGCAGTTTGCTCTGGCAACGAAATCTTCACATTTTGAAACTGCATCAAAATCCTCGTCACTGACCTTTGAAGCAAAAACTCTCTTGTTTCCCTTCTGGCTCGATACAATTGTTCCTTGAGAGTACTGTGACTGCGATTGAGATTGTGATTTCTGGGTCTCAAAAACAATTCTTTGAATAGAAAAGCCGATGCGAAAAGAAGAACTACAACGCCGCCTGTTTGAACAGACAAGTGAAACTTCATCTCCATCGGCCAACTCCACGGCCATGCCTCTCTTAACCTTGACACTATTAACAAACACTCCATTCTTAGAAGCCCTAACCTGAAGAGCAGAGCCAGAATCAAATTCTCCGTCGAGAAGATAGAGTTTGCGGAGGAAAGGATCAAAGAGAATCTGGCAATGGCGGCGACCGACGCGGCGGTCGCTAAAGAAAAAATCGGAATACCTAGAACTACGACCGATGGTTGAGGAAGGGCGATGAGGATAGAGACGAATAGAATCGACCGGAGAACCGGTGGTTGCAGAAAGGAGAGGGAGATCAAAGTGATTCAACTCCACCACAACGCTCCTCCTACTTCGTCTTCTTCTCCCTTCATCTTCtgtgcttcttcttcttcttttgttaGATttcgaagaagaggaagaagaatatTTATCGTGTGAATTACAGCAATCTTCCATTGAAACGTGAATTGAAGAAACTCGATCAATTCATCaattaaaagattaaaaaaatcgtaaattaatttgatttgaattttacaaaatactctTGCTGTTGCTGCTCTGAAACTGCTCAATGAAAAATCGGTTTCTAATTTTCAATTTTCCCTCCAAAATCCAAATTTATCTTCCTCTTTACGGTAATACTAATTCCTTCATCAATTGCCTTGGTCCAAAGTCCactcttaaaataaataaataaatatttctttcatcaaaaataaataaataaataaatatttttttaacaaaggaTAAATAAAAGGGACTTCTATTTTTATCCTACaccacaaaataataaatacaccttaatatttttttaaaaaaaaataaacttaaaaataatttttaattttaatatattttttttgaatgaaaattattatttattaaacagATAATTCCGCTAAAACAATAGACTGAAGGGCAGAAAGAACATTACTTTCAGTAAAAAGACGGTTAGACCAATAACAAGCATCATGTGCCATACAGTGTACGACTTTATTAGCAGACCGTTTACCAtgacaaataaaaacattatcTAAAGAAGAAAGCATAACCTGACATTCTTGAACAATTAAACCAAATATTGATGGCATTGGGACAGAACTACGAATGGCCTGAACTGCTAAACTGCAATCAGTCTCAATGATCACATTCGACTTATTGTTCTGCTTGATCCAACTTAGCACCTCCTTGATGCTCAAAATTTCTACAACAACAGGTTGACAACTTGTGGTAGAAACTGTTGAAAAAGCCTCAACTAATCTTCCGTCACTATTGCGAGCCACGAAGCCAGTACCAACCTGGTTTGTAGCTTCAAAAACAGCTCCATCAACATTAATTTTGAGTAAGGATGAGCAACGGTTGGTTTGGTCATTTTTTACAcacaaaaaatccaaaattcgaTTTTTGGTTTTTATGATTCTAATCCGAAAAACCGACCGaccattataaaaatatataaaaaaaaaaaaaaaaccaaccgTTTTAATctacggtttggtcggtttaaaccgaccaaaccgaacttcatttttttaaaaaaaaataataagtttttaaatttttataattatttgaaaactaaaaaattaaagtattgtatcaaatatcatataatttaaaaataaaactttcttagttaaataaataatgtaaaataaatttttttaaatttgttcaaattatttgtgctactaatatggtaatgagttatattaaaaaattagtattatttaatgaatgtgtgtatataatacgtaaatgcatcaaattataataaaataaaataatgattaattgagactttaaataaaaaagatataagtaaacttaaattaataaaattgtatattaaatatttacaaaaataatatatattacatataatatatatgttcggtCGGTTCTCGGTTTAATCGGTCGGTTTGCGATTGACACTAAAACTGACCATGTTAAGGCAGTTTTAACCGAAgtcggttttttcggttttcGATTTTTTCGGTGTCGGTTTTTTTGGTGTTCGgacggtcggtttggtcggtttcttGGATTTTTTTACTCACCCCTAATTTTGAGCTTGTCTGCTACTGGTTTGATCCAATAATTGTTGCTGTCAACCAGTGAAAGCTCTAGAGCAAGAGAATTTAAGTGGTTCGACTGTGCAAAGCTCCATTGTCGGTGAGTATTTCGAGCTAACCAAACAACATCTGATGCAGTACAATGTTTTCCATTCCATAGCAGGTCATTGCGTGCTTTCCAAATAGCCCAACTAACCATCACTACTTCTTTAAGTACACCAGAATTACCACATGCTTCCAACTCCATAAACCAGTCAACATATGTTGTTGCAGCCATGACACCAACACCGAGTGACAAACGGTTCTAGCAAGAGTGAACAAAGGAACATTCAACTAAGACATGGAATATTGATTCCTCTGCACCATTACAAAATACACAGTTAAGCTCCACAGGAACATGCTTGAGCTAGAGTTGAGATCGAGTTGGCAAGCATCCCGAAAGTGATTTCCACGTCAATGCAGCACCTTAGGAGGCACTTTAATCTTCCACAAAACTTTCCAGAAATCAGCCTCCATACTAGAACTCAAATTACCATCAACGGTTTGTAAGTAATGGTAGGAGCTTTTGACGGTGTAAAAACCATATGCCTCTTTGTTCAAAAACCAGTTGTCGTCCATCACAGTATAACTCAAAGGGACATGCTGttagattttatgccctaaataaaactccatttcaatgtaatctattttattcaacatcaataaagaaacaaaagtatttttcattcgtttgtgtatgttttggttcactttatcaattgcttgtctatttgatttataaattcatcttaaacccttttcacatacttgatcctgtttattgtgttgtcatcacattggaaagtaaacatgactatgtgaataaagtttcctagatttatcagacacatggttttactgatatgataatctacaacaagagtttacttgcatttggagaaaatgctatgttctttccagaatattggttaaagtaaagctcaggttggatgcatggagtatgcatcggaagggaccgatattgaactttgacttagatttaat is a window from the Cannabis sativa cultivar Pink pepper isolate KNU-18-1 chromosome 1, ASM2916894v1, whole genome shotgun sequence genome containing:
- the LOC115708237 gene encoding uncharacterized protein LOC115708237; this encodes MEDCCNSHDKYSSSSSSKSNKRRRRSTEDEGRRRRSRRSVVVELNHFDLPLLSATTGSPVDSIRLYPHRPSSTIGRSSRYSDFFFSDRRVGRRHCQILFDPFLRKLYLLDGEFDSGSALQVRASKNGVFVNSVKVKRGMAVELADGDEVSLVCSNRRRCSSSFRIGFSIQRIVFETQKSQSQSQSQYSQGTIVSSQKGNKRVFASKVSDEDFDAVSKCEDFVARANCLLSNCKRILLSDDPVSYLRATAIPTYQSDESHMNQKLESSEGASPVLPCSSLHSRPCEKKMASEPFDYVANSESLSRQNESPIGFGTASVDNNSEKTWFNNVGKDCSLFPDCAVKRSISTRGCISEPPGKGFYLNRLGFMDDSSSSHTTDVSLHELFHPVESISQIFIATFTSDILWFLSSCEIPRHLPVTIACHSTEKCWSSSTECRTSVPYPDFPNLVVVYPPFPEDIAFGKDLKRQGIGCHHPKLFVLQRDDFVRVIITSANLVPTQWNAVTNTVWWQDFPRNCVPDYMSLFTQIHGPGVNQDSKSDFCSQLAGFMASLLTDVPSQAHWIVELAKYDFGEAMGDLVASVPGIHSYRPPNMFPFMQLLQDMSTSSGHRFLGSVEASVVGLSYLFHNAADSNGVRLKKLASFMRKSCENTHDFSKVVLMRNKNVRADENAVSILVPNPNEDLSQDCVQLGFLPRKVAKWISPLWDIGVFRFCAYVCQRQALAAALGGSNKKVTLFIHVSQGPNFQDIQNLMQPGHVAALCSMVAAIQRCTGLWRLQEVLSQYKWPEQLESDFIYGASSIGSIDAKFLAAFSAAIGKTSAQFDSEESDPEWGCWSASQELKNPSIRVIYPTINRVKNACNGALPSKRILCFSEKTWERLRSINILHDAIPHPYTRVGHPMHTKVARRRFKSVTDASSFGWIYCGSHNFSAAAWGRTISNSYGLKVDEEGKSKSSLGPRLHVCNYEFGIVFTFPPTDGKVSASKISRNLDNIILPFVVPAPKYGPRDRPATKKAMREVLATSNQEKEDVEVEEVPDEDESVQETDFVAEEKEEEKAYAQILWRQIDSS